TTGTCACAGGACGAAGAGCTCGCCCGGGTCTGGGGCCACGTCGTCGCGACCCTCGAGGCGAGCCCCGACATCACGCCGCGGCAGATCGCCTTCGTCCGGCTCGCACGTCCGCTGGGGCTCCTGGACGGCACCCTGCTGCTCGCCGTGGGCAACGACCTCACCAAGGACTACCTCGAGACGCGCGTGCGCTCGGAGGTCACGGACGCACTGTCGGACGCGCTCGACCGGGAGGCCCGGTTCGCGATCACGGTGGACCCGGACCTCGCGAGCGACACCACGCCGGCGCTGCGCGTCGTGCCCCCTGCTCCCCCCGCCCCGCTGGACCGCGGGGACGCGCCGCGGCACGAGGAGGACGGTGCCGAGCGGCCGGAGCTGTCGGTCGTGCACGGCGGGCAGGACGACGACGTGACCGGTCGGCCGACGGTCGACAACCGGCCGCTGCCCGCGGGGCGCAAGCAGGCCTCGGAGCCCGCGCGCCTCAACCCCAAGTACCAGTTCGAGACGTTCGTCATCGGCTCGTCGAACCGCTTCGCCCACGCGGCCGCGGTCGCCGTCGCCGAGGCACCGGCCAAGGCCTACAACCCGCTGTTCATCTACGGCGACTCGGGCCTCGGCAAGACGCATCTCCTGCACGCCATCGGGCACTACGCGTACAACCTCTACCCGAGCGTCCGGGTACGGTACGTGAACTCCGAGGAGTTCACGAACGACTTCATCAACTCGATCTCCGAGGGCAAGGCCGGCGCTTTCCAGCGCCGCTACCGCGAGGTCGACGTACTCCTCATCGACGACATCCAGTTCCTGCAGGGCAAGGAACAGACGATGGAGGAGTTCTTCCACACGTTCAATACGCTCCACAACGCGAACAAGCAGGTCGTGATCACGTCGGACCTGCCGCCCAAGCAGCTCAACGGCTTCGAGGACCGCATGCGGTCGCGGTTCGAGTGGGGCCTCATCACCGACGTCCAGCCGCCGGACCTGGAGACGCGCATCGCGATCCTCCGGAAGAAGGCCGGCAGCGAGCGTCTGCAGGCGCCGCCGGACGTGCTCGAGTACATCGCGAGCAAGATCTCGACGAACATCCGCGAGCTTGAGGGTGCGCTGATCCGCGTCACCGCGTTCGCGAACCTCAACCGCCAGCAGGTCGATCTGTCCCTCGCGGAGATCGTGCTCAAGGACTTGATCACCGACGAGCAGACGGCGGAGATCACGGCGACGCAGGTGATCGGCCAGACGGCGGCCTACTTCGGCCTGTCGATCGACGACCTCTGCGGATCGAGCCGGTCGCGCGTTCTCGTGACGGCGCGGCAGATCGCCATGTACCTGTGCCGCGAGCTGACGGACCTGTCGCTGCCGAAGATCGGCCAGGCGTTCGGCGGGCGTGACCACACGACCGTCATGCACGCGAACCGCAAGATCCGCGAGCTCATGGCCGAGCGCCGCTCGATCTACAACCAGGTGACCGAGCTCACCAACCGGATCAAGCAGCAGAGCCGGGGCTGATCCGCCCGTACTGTCCGTTTGATGGGGGATCCGTCCTCACGGTTATCCACAGTTTCCACAGGAGGCTGGGGATGTTTGTGACGGTGTTCACCCGATCGGAGCATCGAGCCTCCGAATGTGCCCGAGCGGCCCCCTGACCTCTGGTTTCGTTCCTCGAAGCTGCCCTCGCGTGTGACCCCCACCGCGTGAGCGATGAGACAAGTCTCATCGTCGAATCGATGCGACGACCTTGACGGCAACCCTCACGTTCCGGATGAAACATGCATGGGACGAATGTTCACACCTGTGCACACACCTGTGGACGACGGTGGACGACACGCGCGATCACTGTGGACGACACGGCCTCGACCGGTGGACGTCCGGAGGGCCTCCCGACGACTTCCACGGCCATCCACCGACGCACCGGCCCACGACCCACAGCACGTCCACACGGCACGACGCACCTGACCTGCACGGACGGCCGCGATCCACACCATGCACACGACCGATGACGACGACGAGACTTCTCTCTGCTGATGATCCACACACCGCCGAAGGCTGTCGGCGGCAACCTCGGGTGCCGCTCGCCCCGCCAACACGGACGGTGCACCGGACACCGCGACGACTCGGTCGTCCACACGGCCCGCACACCTGTACCGAGCGTCCGACCTCTCGCGTAGTGTTCGCGTGATGCCACGGACGGGGCCTCGTCGTGCGTGCGACCAGCGGGCACACGACGGCTCACCGGCGTCGCCCGCACGAGCGCCCCACACCGGCTCCGCGCGACGACGTCCCCGGCAGCACTCGAACGACGAAGAGGTGACACATGAGGTTCCGGGTCGACCGTGACGTCCTCGCCGACGCGGTCACGTGGACGGCTCGCAGCCTGCCCACCCGCCCGCCGGTCCCCGTGCTCGCAGGCGTCCGTATCGAGGCCGACACGACCGGCACGATCCAGCTGTCGAGCTTCGACTACGAGGTCTCGGCCCGCTCCCAGATCCCGGCCGACGTGTCCGAGCCCGGGACGGTGCTCGTCTCCGGCCGCCTGCTGGCCGAGATCTCCCGGGCGCTGCCGGACAAGCCGGTCGACGTGGTGCTCGACGGCACGAAGGTCGTCGTCACCTGCGGCGCGAGCCGCTTCACGCTCCTGACGATGCCGGTCGAGGACTACCCGAACCTCCCGGCGATGCCCGCGACGGCGGGGACGGTCGACGGCGACGAGCTCACGCACGCGGTCGCGCAGGTGTCGGTCGCCGCCAGCCGGGACGACACGCTGCCGCTGCTCACGGGCGTGCGCGTCGAGATCGAGGGCGAGAAGGTCACGCTCCTCGCGACCGACCGCTACCGCCTCGCGCTGCGCGAGCTCACCTGGAAGCCGTCGTCGCCCGACATCTCGACGGTCGCGCTCGTGCGTGCCCGGACGCTGTCCGACGCGGCGAAGTCGCTGGGCAGCGCCGGCTCGGTCACGGTCGCGCTCTCGACCGGTGCCGGCGTGGACCTCATCGGGTTCGAGGCCGGCGGCCGCCAGACGACGAGCCTCCTCGTGGACGGCGACTACCCGGCCGTGCGGCGGCTCTTCCCCGACGAGACGCCGATCCACGCGATCGTCTCGACGCACGCGCTCGCCGAGGCCGCCAAGCGCGTCGCCCTCGTCGCGGAGCGGAACACGCCGATCCGGCTGGCGTTCTCGGAGGGCCAGGTCGTCCTCGACGCCGGGCAGGGTGACGACGCACAGGCGTCCGAGGCCCTCGAGGCCACGCTCGTCGGCGACGACATCTCGGTCGCGTTCAACCCGCAGTTCCTGCTCGACGGTCTCGGAGCGCTCGACACGACGTTCGTCCGGCTGTCGTTCACGCACCCGAACAAGCCGGTCGAGTTCACGGGCCAGGAGTCGCTGGACGGCGACGACAAGCAGGAGTACCGCTACCTGCTCGTGCCGATCCGCTTCGCGAGCTGACGGTCCCTGCTGCGCGGGCGGACCGTGACGCAGTCCGCACGGGCACGATGCGGCGCGCCAGGCGCTGCACCGGGCCGTGCGGCAGAGTGACCGGTGGACGCCGGTCGGGCGAGTTCCGGGACACCGGGAGAGGCGAGGGGTCATGCACATCGGTCTGGTCGGGCTGGGCAAGATGGGCGCGAACATGCGGGAACGCATGCGCGCCGCCGGCATCGAGGTCACGGGGTACGACCGCAACCCCGACGTGACCGACGTGCCGTCGCTCGAGGCGCTGGCCGAGGCGCTCCCCGCGGGCGAGCGGGTCGTGTGGGTCATGGTGCCGTCGGGCACGATCACCGACGCGGTGATCCGGGACCTCAGCGGGCTCCTGAGCAGCGGTGACGTCGTCATCGACGGTGGCAACTCGTACTACCAGGACGACCAGCCCCACGCCGACCTGCTCGCCGAGAAGGGAATCGGCTTCCTGGACGTCGGCGTCTCGGGCGGCGTGTGGGGCCTCAAGAACGGCTACGGCCTCATGGTCGGCGGCGACGCGGACCTGGTCGCGCGCGTCATGCCGGTCTTCGACGCGCTGCGCCCCGAGGGTCCTCGCGAGGAGGGCTTCGTCCACGCGGGCGCGATCGGCGCGGGCCACTTCGCGAAGATGGTGCACAACGGCATCGAGTACGGCCTCATGCAGGCGTACGCCGAGGGCTACGAGCTGCTCGCCGCGAAGGACCTGGTCACCGACGTCCACGGCACGGTCAAGGCGTGGCGGCGCGGCACGGTGGTGCGGTCGTGGTTGCTCGACCTGCTGGTCGAGGCGCTCGAGGCGGACCCGTCGTTCGGCGAGATCGACGACTGGGTCGAGGACTCCGGCGAGGGCCGGTGGACCGTCGACGAGGCGATCGACCTCGCCGTGCCGGCCCCCGTCATCTCGGCCGCGTTGTTCGCACGGTTCGCGTCGCGCCAGGAGGAGTCGCCCGCGATGAAGGCCGTCGCGGCCCTGCGGCAGCAGTTCGGCGGTCACGCGGTGAAGCCGGCGGGCACGACGGGCCCGATCAGCGACACGACCCCGGTCCCGGACGCGGCGGTGCCGCCGTCCGCCTGACGGCGACGTCGCCGGATCGACCGTCCGTGGGGCGCATCCGATCCGGCAGCCGCGCAGAGCCGTCCCGGCACGAGCCCGGCGACACAGCCCGTACGCCTCACCACGACGAAGAGACCCGATGTACGTCGCCCACCTGTCGCTGACCGACTTCCGCTCGTACGCGCAGGTCGAGCTGCCCTTCGAGCCCGGCATCACCGCGCTCGTCGGGCCGAACGGGCAGGGCAAGACGAACCTCGTCGAGGCGATCGGCTATGTCGCGACGCTGGGCAGCCACCGGGTGCCCTCGGACGCGGCGCTCGTGCGCGCCGGGGCGAGTCGCGCCGTCGTGCGCACGCGTGTGGTGCGGGAGCTGGAGCCCGGGCGCCCGCGCGCGACGCTGGTCGAGGTCGAGGTCACGCCAGGCAAGGCGAACCGCGCGCGCGTGAACGGCGGGTCGCCGGGGCGCGCGCGCGACATCCTCGGGATCCTGCGCACGGTGCTGTTCGCACCCGAGGACCTGACGCTCGTCAAGGGCGACCCGGACGGGCGCCGCCGGTTCCTGGACGACCTGCTCGTGCAGCTCGTCCCCCGGTTCGCCGGCACCGTGCAGGACTACGAGCGGGTGCTGCGGCAGCGGTCGGCGCTGCTGAAGACCGCGGGTGCAGCGATGCGCGGCGGCCGCGGGACGGCCGACCTGCGCACGCTCGACGTCTGGGACGCCAAGCTCGCGCAGACGGGCGCGGAGCTGGTCGTGGCGCGCCGGGCGCTCGTCGCCGCCCTCGCGCCGCACGTCGCCGCGTCGTACGCGCAGGTCAGCGCAGGTCAGGGGGAGGCGGTCATCACGTACCGCGCGAGCCTCGACGCGGCCCTGGCCGACGACGGTCGGGGCCGCTCGGCCGAGGGGTCGCCGGACGTGCCGAGCGGGGCGCCGCCGCGCACGTCGGACGTGCCCGCGAGTGCGAGCCTGGTCGAGGCGCAGCTCCTCGAGGCCATGGGCCGGCTCCGGTCCAAGGAGGTCGAGCGGGGGGTGTGCCTCGTCGGACCGCACCGCGACGACCTCGTCCTCACGCTCGGCGGCCTCCCCGCGAAGGGGTACGCGAGCCACGGTGAGTCCTGGTCGTACGCGCTGGCGCTGCGCCTGGCGTCGTACACGCTGCTCACGGACGGCGTCCCCGTCGCGGCCCCAGCAGTAGAGGGCCCGGCGGCGGACGGCTCACGGGCGGACGGCTCTCCGGCGGACGGCTCAGCAGCGGACGGCTCGCCGGCGGACGGCTCAGCAGCGGACGGCTCGCCGGCGGACGGCTCAGCAGCGGACGGCTCGGCAGACCGTCCGGCCGCCGACCGCCGGGACCCCGACCCGACGGCGTGGCTCGGTCGCGGTGCGGACTGGGGGCCGGACGGCGAGCCCGTGCTCATCCTCGACGACGTGTTCGCGGAGCTCGACGCCCGCCGCCGCGACCGCCTCGCGGAGCTCGTCGCCCCGGCCCGGCAGGTGCTGGTGACCGCTGCGGTGGCGCAGGACGTGCCCGAGCCGCTCGCCGGTGCCCGCGTGGACGTCATGGGAGGCGAGGTCGCCCGTGTCCTCTGACGACGCCCGCGCCTCCGCCGACGCCAGGGCCTCCGCCGACGCCCGCGCCTCAGCCCGCGCCCGCGCCCGCGACGGCGCTCGCACGCGCGGCAGCGCCCACGACCCGCAGCCCGACGACGCGCTCCTCCCCCCGGTCCGCCGGCCGGCGTCGGACGGCGCACCGCTGCGCCAGCTCGTGGACCTCGTGCCCGAGCGGCAGGTCGCGGCCGCGGCGCTCAACCGAGCGCGGGAGGCCGCGCGGGCGAAGGGGATCCGGCCGGGTGACGCGCCCCGACGGCGGCCGCTGGTCGACGTCAACCCGGGCACCGCGGGGCCGGGTGCGCGCGACCCGCAGGCGGTGGCCGACACGCTGGGTGCGCTGGTCGGCCAGTTCGGCTGGGGCTCGGGGCTGGTGTCGGGCACGGTGCAGCACCGGTGGGCGGACCTCGTCGGGCCGCAGGTCGCGGAGCACTGCTCGTACGTGTCGCTGGAGGCGGGCGTCCTGACGGTGCAGGCGAGCTCGACGAGCTGGGCGACGAACCTGACGTGGGCGGTGCCGACGATGCTGCGGCGGTTCGCGGAGGAGCTCGGCGAGGGCGTGGTCTCGGAGATCGCGGTGCTCGGGCCGTCGGGGCCGGGGTTCGGGCGGGGGAAGCGTCGGGTGGCCGGTCGTGGCCCGCGCGACACGTACGGCTGAGGCGTGCCGACGGCCGTCGTCACGGAACCTGCCCGAAGTTCCCTCCCCCGCGGACGTCGACACGAGGGGTAACAGGCCGGGGTCCAGGTAGACTGTGAACGTCAATTCTGGCGCGCTTGCGCCGGTACCAGAGCCGAGAACTCCAGTCTCCTGGGGTGATCCGCCCTCCGAGGTCCTTGGCGGGGCGCTCTGTCGCGTGTGAGAGCTTGAGGAGTACACCCGCCCGTGGCCGACGAGAGCACGACCCCGCCCAGCAGCCCGAACGGCGCCGGCGGGTACGACGCCAGCGCGATCACGGTCCTCGAGGGACTCGAGGCTGTCCGCAAGCGGCCCGGCATGTACATCGGCTCGACCGGTGCGCGCGGCCTGCACCACCTGGTCTACGAGGTGGTCGACAACTCGGTCGACGAGGCGCTGGCCGGGTACTGCGACGCGATCGAGGTGACGCTGCTGGCCGACGGCGGCGTGCGCGTCGACGACAACGGCCGCGGCATCCCGGTCGAGCTGCACCCCACCGAGGGCAAGCCGACGCTCGAGGTCGTCATGACGATCCTGCACGCGGGCGGCAAGTTCGGCGGCAGCGGGTATGCGGTGTCGGGCGGTCTGCACGGCGTCGGCATCTCGGTCGTCAACGCGCTGAGCAGCCGGGTCCACTCGGTCGTGAAGCGCGACGGGTACGCGTGGGAGATGGACTTCGAGGACGGCGGCAAGCCGACGGGTCCGATCCGCCAGGGCGAGGCGACGACGGAGACGGGCACGAGCCAGACGTTCTGGGCCGACTCCACGATCTTCGAGACGATCGACTACGACTTCGAGACGCTGCGCTCGCGCTTCCAGCAGACGGCGTTCCTCAACAAGGGCCTGAAGATCACGCTGACCGACGAGCGTCCGCAGCACACGGGCACGGAGGACGAGGTCACGGACGCGGAGCCGGTGGCGAGCGACGACCAGCCGGTCGACGCGCCGCAGCACCGCACGGTCACCTACAAGTACGACGGCGGCCTCGTCGACTACGTGACGC
The sequence above is a segment of the Cellulomonas fimi genome. Coding sequences within it:
- a CDS encoding DUF721 domain-containing protein, producing MSSDDARASADARASADARASARARARDGARTRGSAHDPQPDDALLPPVRRPASDGAPLRQLVDLVPERQVAAAALNRAREAARAKGIRPGDAPRRRPLVDVNPGTAGPGARDPQAVADTLGALVGQFGWGSGLVSGTVQHRWADLVGPQVAEHCSYVSLEAGVLTVQASSTSWATNLTWAVPTMLRRFAEELGEGVVSEIAVLGPSGPGFGRGKRRVAGRGPRDTYG
- the dnaA gene encoding chromosomal replication initiator protein DnaA, which produces MSQDEELARVWGHVVATLEASPDITPRQIAFVRLARPLGLLDGTLLLAVGNDLTKDYLETRVRSEVTDALSDALDREARFAITVDPDLASDTTPALRVVPPAPPAPLDRGDAPRHEEDGAERPELSVVHGGQDDDVTGRPTVDNRPLPAGRKQASEPARLNPKYQFETFVIGSSNRFAHAAAVAVAEAPAKAYNPLFIYGDSGLGKTHLLHAIGHYAYNLYPSVRVRYVNSEEFTNDFINSISEGKAGAFQRRYREVDVLLIDDIQFLQGKEQTMEEFFHTFNTLHNANKQVVITSDLPPKQLNGFEDRMRSRFEWGLITDVQPPDLETRIAILRKKAGSERLQAPPDVLEYIASKISTNIRELEGALIRVTAFANLNRQQVDLSLAEIVLKDLITDEQTAEITATQVIGQTAAYFGLSIDDLCGSSRSRVLVTARQIAMYLCRELTDLSLPKIGQAFGGRDHTTVMHANRKIRELMAERRSIYNQVTELTNRIKQQSRG
- the gnd gene encoding phosphogluconate dehydrogenase (NAD(+)-dependent, decarboxylating); protein product: MRQSDRWTPVGRVPGHRERRGVMHIGLVGLGKMGANMRERMRAAGIEVTGYDRNPDVTDVPSLEALAEALPAGERVVWVMVPSGTITDAVIRDLSGLLSSGDVVIDGGNSYYQDDQPHADLLAEKGIGFLDVGVSGGVWGLKNGYGLMVGGDADLVARVMPVFDALRPEGPREEGFVHAGAIGAGHFAKMVHNGIEYGLMQAYAEGYELLAAKDLVTDVHGTVKAWRRGTVVRSWLLDLLVEALEADPSFGEIDDWVEDSGEGRWTVDEAIDLAVPAPVISAALFARFASRQEESPAMKAVAALRQQFGGHAVKPAGTTGPISDTTPVPDAAVPPSA
- the recF gene encoding DNA replication/repair protein RecF (All proteins in this family for which functions are known are DNA-binding proteins that assist the filamentation of RecA onto DNA for the initiation of recombination or recombinational repair.) yields the protein MYVAHLSLTDFRSYAQVELPFEPGITALVGPNGQGKTNLVEAIGYVATLGSHRVPSDAALVRAGASRAVVRTRVVRELEPGRPRATLVEVEVTPGKANRARVNGGSPGRARDILGILRTVLFAPEDLTLVKGDPDGRRRFLDDLLVQLVPRFAGTVQDYERVLRQRSALLKTAGAAMRGGRGTADLRTLDVWDAKLAQTGAELVVARRALVAALAPHVAASYAQVSAGQGEAVITYRASLDAALADDGRGRSAEGSPDVPSGAPPRTSDVPASASLVEAQLLEAMGRLRSKEVERGVCLVGPHRDDLVLTLGGLPAKGYASHGESWSYALALRLASYTLLTDGVPVAAPAVEGPAADGSRADGSPADGSAADGSPADGSAADGSPADGSAADGSADRPAADRRDPDPTAWLGRGADWGPDGEPVLILDDVFAELDARRRDRLAELVAPARQVLVTAAVAQDVPEPLAGARVDVMGGEVARVL
- the dnaN gene encoding DNA polymerase III subunit beta encodes the protein MRFRVDRDVLADAVTWTARSLPTRPPVPVLAGVRIEADTTGTIQLSSFDYEVSARSQIPADVSEPGTVLVSGRLLAEISRALPDKPVDVVLDGTKVVVTCGASRFTLLTMPVEDYPNLPAMPATAGTVDGDELTHAVAQVSVAASRDDTLPLLTGVRVEIEGEKVTLLATDRYRLALRELTWKPSSPDISTVALVRARTLSDAAKSLGSAGSVTVALSTGAGVDLIGFEAGGRQTTSLLVDGDYPAVRRLFPDETPIHAIVSTHALAEAAKRVALVAERNTPIRLAFSEGQVVLDAGQGDDAQASEALEATLVGDDISVAFNPQFLLDGLGALDTTFVRLSFTHPNKPVEFTGQESLDGDDKQEYRYLLVPIRFAS